From the genome of Thunnus thynnus chromosome 1, fThuThy2.1, whole genome shotgun sequence, one region includes:
- the pnoca gene encoding prepronociceptin produces MKTVVALLLLCLCDPGQSDCQADCLSCSNILPKQLSFNTMVCLIECEGNISPAFSWDFCRKALLSPISSLGGNIRKRSQEEVEALFPEEEEQMEGVLLQPIALQRFDHVARALRVDDRDLGGKGSQLNTAYNSQNALSLENEYDEEAGQEEGDADVAVRGQDDVGLSVSKRFGGFVKGRHGYKKLMSPGRSYQKRYGGFIGIRKSARKWNNQKRFSEFLKQYLGMSTRATEFNSVSEDLTQQNEV; encoded by the exons ATGAAGACTGTGgtggctctgctgctgctctgtctgtgtgatcCTGGACAGAGTGACTGCCAGGCAGACTGCCTGTCCTGCAGCAACATCCTGCCCAAACAGCTCAGTTTCAACACCATG gTGTGTCTCATTGAGTGTGAAGGCAACATTTCCCCAGCTTTCTCCTGGGACTTCTGCCGTAAGGCGTTATTGTCGCCAATTTCCTCCCTTGGTGGTAACATAAGGAAAAGATcccaggaggaggtggaagcCCTGTttcctgaggaggaggagcagatgGAGGGAGTTCTGTTGCAGCCCATTGCACTGCAGAGGTTTGATCACGTGGCCCGGGCACTCAGGGTGGACGACAGGGATCTGGGTGGCAAGGGCAGCCAGCTGAACACTGCCTACAATTCCCAGAATGCCCTGTCCCTTGAGAATGAGTATGATGAGGAGGCTGGGCAGGAAGAAGGGGATGCTGATGTGGCAGTGAGAGGACAGGATGATGTAGGGCTGAGTGTCTCCAAGAGGTTTGGCGGCTTCGTCAAAGGGAGGCACGGCTACAAGAAGCTGATGTCTCCAGGAAGATCGTACCAGAAGAGGTATGGTGGTTTCATCGGCATTCGGAAGTCAGCCCGCAAGTGGAACAACCAAAAACGTTTCAGTGAATTTCTGAAGCAGTATCTGGGGATGAGCACTCGGGCCACTGAGTTCAACAGCGTGTCAGAGGACCTCACTCAACAGAATGAAGTTTAG